The segment CGGTTTAAATCCACCAAAGAAGAGGGCTGGGTGAGTCTGGAAGAGTATAAGAGCCGGATGCTGCCCGACCAGAAGGCTATTTATTACATTACCGGCGAAAAAGAGCATGTTCTGAGAAACAGTCCCCTCCTGGAAGCCTATAAGAAGAAGGACATTGAGGTGCTGATCATGGACGACGAGATTGATGAGATCGTTGTTCCCGGCATCGGTACCTATAAAGAGGTGGAGCTGAAGGCGGTAAACCGGAGTGATGCCGGTGAAGACCTGAAAGAGAAGAAGGATAAAAAGAAGGAAAAAGAAACCCAACCGGTGGTAGAGAAGATAAAAAAGGCTCTCGGTGACCGGATTAAGGATGTGCGGGTTTCGGTACGCCTGGCTGACAGCCCCAGCTGTATTGTGATGGATGAGAGTGATCCCAGCTTCCAGATGCAGGCCATGTTGAAGGCTATGGGCCAGAATGCCGGGCTGGGTGAGGTGAAGCCGATTCTTGAGGTGAATCCTGACCATGCAATTGTTCAGAGCCTTAAGTCCGTGGAGGATGAGCAGCGGATTGCTGACCTGAGCTTTTTACTGTTTGAGCAGGCTATGCTGATTGAGGGGGCTGAACTGAAGGACCCGGCGGAGTTTGTAAAACGGCTGAACAGGGTTCTGGAACGCAGTATTTCCTAAGCGCTGACTTGTGGGTAGTTGGTTGTAAGGGTGCGCCTGGGAGCAGGTGCTCCAGGAGGTAAGATTGCTCCCGGGCAAGGGATGTCTCCGGGAGACGGTGTTGCCCCTCGGGCCGGCCACCTGATGGTACTATCCTACCTGGTGTAGCCTACAGTTGTTTGCCCACCAAGTCTCACATACCAAGATAGCCCACCGTGGCCGGTTTCAGTTCCGGCGGATGGTGGATGGTGAATGATGATACGGCTGCCTGGGAGGCGATCCCAGGCAGTTTTTTTTATAGTGCGCAAAAGGTTGTACCTTTTCACCTTGCCACACTACCCGTGGATAAAAAATAGGATGGTTCTGCTATATATGGTGTAGTTTCCACCCTTTTGCGCACAATGAATACCCTAGAGTCCGCCGGTGAGTTGGTAGAGCAGGGCTGTTAAGAGGGCACCGAGAACCGTATATCCCAGGTACAGGGCGAATACCCGTTTTTTCGCAACACCCCATACGGCTGTCATCGCAGGTATGGTTGTAGTGGCACCCGCCACGAGAAACGCCAGGGCCGCTCCCCCGCTCATGCCCTTGGTGAGGAGTCCGCCCACAATACCCAGGGCTGATAGGGAGGTGGTGTAGAGGGGCAGTCCCAGTCCGAGCCCAATAAATATCGAGTAGGGGCTTTGGGTACCCAGGGGTCCGGTGACCCAGGTGCTGGGGAGGTATAGGGTGATGAGGGCTTCGAGGAAAAAGGCGATGAGCATGAATTTGCCTATCCACCACAGAATCTCCACGCTCTCCTTACCCAGGCGGGTTAAAAAGTCCCGGTTCAGATAGCGGTAGCGCCATTTGGTCAGGATGGAGGCCGAGGCTCCGAGATGAACCTCCGGTCCGGATGAGGGTGCAGTCCGGCAGGCACAGGCTTCCGGGGGGGCCTCGGAGGTGTTGGCCAGGATGGGGTTCACTGATAGAGAACCGACCTCCCTGGGGAGGATTCTCAGGGGAATCCCCGTGGGAGCTCCGAGCTTCCCGGGTGCTGCCGGTGTGAGCCCCTCGGGGGCAGGGGAGATCTTGGCGGATTCGGGGTGGGTTGGCGCGGTCCGGGGGTTCAGGGTGCCGGGGCTGGGACCGGTGCTGAGTGTTGGGTGCTGTTGATGGCGTTTGAGGACCGATGCGGGGAGCCATCCGCGAAGGGAAAGGAGGTGGGTGATAAATCCCGCCCCAAGGCTCATTAGGAAGGTCCCGGAAAGCCGCCATACGGCAAGATTCCAGCCGATGGTTGACACCGAGAGAAAGAAGATTTCCGGGTCCATGGACGGGCTGGCAAGCCAGAAGCTCATGACCGGAGCCAAGGGAACCCCGCTTATGAGCAATCCGGTGACGACGGGAATAACCGAACAGCTGCAGAGGGGGCTAAGAGCGCCGATGGCGGTTCCTAAGAGAATGGCCGGTATCGGTCTGCGCCGCATCACTGAACCTAAGACCTCTCCGGCTCCGCTCAGGCGGACCGCCGCCGCCAAGGGAATGGTTACCAGGAACAGGGGCCAGGAATGAAGGATCTTTTCCAAGACGAATCCTAGAATATCGAGAATATAGTTCATCGGGGGGCTCCTTGGGGGTTGGGCTGGGGGGTTACTCCTGGGGCTGAGCTGCCGCCGAAGGCGTCCTGTACCATCCGGCTGTACCAGTGGATGGTATCCTTATTCAGACAGTAGCGGATGGCGGTGCCCTCTATGGTTCCTTGGATTATTCCTGCCTCCTTCAGGGCCTTGAGGTGCTGGCTGACCGTGGCCTGGGAGAGGGGAAGTTGGTGTACAATGGATCCGGTGATACAGCTGCTGGTCCGGCTTAATAACCGGATAATCTCCAGCCGGGCGGGATTGCCCAGGGCTCGGCTTATTTTCCAGAACTGCTCCCGGTCCCTGGGGTTGTCGAGAATACTGTTTTCACAACAGGGTGGAATTTCTTTCATCGTAAAAATACGATATACTGTATGGGAGGCTGCGTCAAGGACTGAATGCAGGGATATTGGAAGGTCCAGGAATCTATGCTATGCATTCATCATGAATACATCGCACGATCCCTGGTTTGCCAGGGTTATTGAAGGGCTGAAGGATCTTCCCGGGGTGGAGGCTATTGCCCTCGGGGGTTCCCGGGGAGCTGGCACCTCCGATGCCGGGAGTGACTACGATTTATACGTGTATGTCCGGGAGATGGTTGATCCCTCCCGGAGAGAGGCGATTTTGGCGCCTTTATGCTCCTATCTTGAGGTAAATAATCAATTCTGGGAGACCGAGGATGACGGGATTTTACGCAGCGGGATTCCTGTGGATGTGGTGTACCGGAGCCTGGATTGGCTTACTGAACATCTTGAGTCCCTTTTGGGGGCGGGGCAGGCTGCTACGGGATACACAACCTGTTTTTGGTATAATCTTCTGAATTCCCGGGTGCTGTACGATCCCAGGGGCGGGTACGCGGCTCTCCAGGAAAAGTGGCGCATTGCCTACCCCCGGAAATTGCAAGAAAACATCCTCTCAAAAAACCTGCCCCTCCTCCGGGGAAAGCTACCCTCCTACCTGGGCCAGGTGGAAAAGGCCGTAGGCCGTAACGATTGGGTCAGCGTACACCACCGAGTTACGGCTCTCATGGAGAGTGTGTTTGATATTCTTTTTGCCCTGGGGGAGATGCCCCACCCCGGGGAAAAACGCCAGGTTCAATTTCTCCTGGATGCCGGCACCCCGGTGCCTGAGAATTTTGAGGATCAGGTAGAGAACATTATGGAGAACACCGGACCGGCAGGGGCTGCTGTACTTCCGGGGTTATTGAACACCCTCATTGACGGGGTGTATTCCCTGGCGGGATGGATAGAGCATGAGTGAGCTATCGACCCCACGGCTGCTGCTGCGCCGCTTCAGCCCTCGGGATGGGGATGATTTATTTGACTACCTCGGGCTGCCGGAGACCTATACCTTCGAACCGGGTAAGCCCTTAACCAGAGAGCAGTCCCGGCAGGTCGCAGCGGAGCGGGCAGCTTTGGATATGTTTTGGGCGGTGGTATTACAGGAAACGGGTAAGGTAATCGGTCATCTCTATTTCGAGGAAAAGAATCCCCGGGGAGACCGGATTTGGACTCTGGGGTACATCTTCAATCCGGCATTCCAGCGCCGGGGATACTGTACCGAGGCCAGCCGGGGCTTAATCGGCCATGCCTTTGAGAACCTCGGGGCGAGTAAAATCACGGCCTCCTGCAATTCTAGGAATACTGCCTCCTGGAAAACCCTTGAGTCCCTGGGATTTACCCGAGACGAAATACGGCTAAACGACGACGGGACCCATGGGTCGTACACCTACGGATTGCTGGCAGAGGATTTTTCAAGGGGCCGGGGTGAATGAGTGGTACTTCGGAATTATCAATAGCCGGCAGGCCCGGGCTCTCTAGGCCTGTCGGGGTTCGGAGAGCTTAAACCGGCCGATGTTCTGGTCGGCGGCTTCTAGGGATTGGTCCAACCCGGCGGAGAGGGCGTTTAGGGACTCCATACTGTCTGCGATGGCCTGCATACCCTGGTTTATTTCGCCGATGGATTGATCCACAAAACTGCTGATGTTTCCCAGGTGTTCCATGATGGCGGTGATCTTCTGGTTCGATGAGCCGAGGTTTTGGGCTTGTTCGGTCAGGGTTTGGCTATGGTGATTTAGCTGCTCCATTGCCTGTAAAACTTGGCTGCCGCCCTGGTTCATTTCTTGGGTGTTGTCGGTGATGTCCTGAAATGCTGAAGTGAGGGTGTGCACCTCTGATTGGATACCCTCATACACACGGGAGGTGAACTGAGTGGCGTCCAGGGCGCTTTTGATTTTCTCGACAATCCCTGATAGTACGGTGCTGATGGACTGGCTCTGTTGACTCGAGGTCTCGGCAAGTTTTCGGATCTCGTCCGCCACCACGGCAAAACCCCGGCCGGCGTCTCCGGCGTGAGCAGCTTCAATGGCTGCGTTCATTGCCAGAAGGTTGGTTTGAGATGCAATACCGGAGATGAGTTTTACCATGGACAGAATTGAATCGATGTCGTCATGCATGGTCTGTACGGCCTCTAGGGATCCCTGTACCTTTTCTTCCCCCTCTCTAAGGGTTGTACTTAGGCGTGATGTTCCCTGCTGCCGATCCTGGGCGATCCGGGAAAGGCGCTGGATGGATTCTATCATCTGCCCCACCGAAGCGGTGGATTCCTGGGCCATGGCTGCTTGGTTAATGATTTGCTCTTCGATGATTGTTACACCTTGGTGTACATCCTGGGCGGCTTGGGTGGCCTGGGTTACCACCCGTTCCATGGTGGTGATTTGATCGGCGATGGATGCGATGTTGGCAGAGATTTGAACCGCAGAACTGCTGTTCTGCCTGATGGATTCCATGATTCCCGATTTTACCTGGTTGGCCTCCAGGAGGGCATTCCGGAGTACCAGGAGGATTGTCTCTGTTTTATCAATAAAGCTGTTGAGATTGCCGGCCAGTTGGGTCATCTCATCCCGGCGTTGGATGGGCAGCCGCATGGTCAGGTCGCCTTCGGAGGAGGAGAGTTGGGTAACCCGGGTGGTGACCTGTCTTATGGGCTTTAAAACCGTGGTATGAACGGTCCACAGGATTAACAGTCCCAGGACGATGCCGATACCGGCGTAAATATTGTAGAACACGAGTAGAGTCCAACCGTAGTGTCGAACCTGGGTGTAATTGTTCTGGGCGCTCTGGGCGGTCTGTTCCGATAGACCGGAGAGCAGGGCCAGTAGGCTCAGGTGCGCGGCGTTATAATCACCTTGAAATACAGACAGGGCCTGATCCTTCTGCTCCCGGGTGAGTAGTGCCCGGATGTCCTCCAGGAGCCCCTGCCACCGCTGAAATGCAGGCTCAAAGCCGGCCAGGCTGGTGGATTCTTCTGCCGGCAGATTTACGGCATCCTCGTATCCTTGAAAAAACTCCAGAGCCTTTCGTGTGTCCCCAGGGGATTGGGGGAGGGGGGAACCGGGATCTGCAAGCAGGGAATCGGTTACAGACAGATGGAGGGAGGTAATCTGCCGCTCACTCTGGCCTAATAATGCGAGACCCCGGAGCTGCTCTTCGTAGATGTGTTCGCTTTTCGAGAGAATGTCCATGGTAATGAAGAGGGCGAAATAGCTTATCCCCAGGAGCATTACCGTTAGCAGGCTGACGAAGGTATAGAGTTTACCCCGAATGGTCATGGCGGCCGTCCTTTCGCTGATTGTAGATTGGGATGTGTGACCAGGTATTGGTGTCTGAGATCTTCCATCTTCCCCGGCATCTCCCAGCTTCAAGGGAAAAAGCCCCCCCGGGTTTGAGCCCGGGGAGGCAGGGGGGTAGAATAGGAGGTCCGAGGTTAGTTGCCGTATCCTGATCCGGTGTTGTACTCCAGCCCGTATCCGATTTCATAGGTCGGGTCTTGGGTGTCTCCGGGGATGTCTTCCAGCTGGTTTCGTACCGATTCCATGGATGAGGGGATTTCCACGGGCAGGGTGCCCTTCGGCGCCGCCCCTTCCTGCCAGAATACAACATCCAGGAAGGCCCGGTCGGTGGCTGCGAAGTCGATGAATACACCGTCCACATCTTTCAGGAAGGGTTCGATGATTCCCGGGCGGGATGCTGTCATACCAAGGATGATTTTCAGATCCGGGTTCGCCTGTTTGGCCTGAATAGCACGAGTGATGGCGGCGAGACTCTCTTGGTAACCGAGGTAGGACCGGTATCCCTGGCCGACCATGCCGGCACCGGATCCGTTACTCCAGTCACCGAACTGCCACCCCCCGAAATCCACGTAGTTCGGGATGGTTTCATCGGTGTACTGGTCTGAATCGTGGTCGAAGACCCGGGTCGGACTCTGGAAGTCCAGGGGGACGCCGCCTTGGGTTCCGAAGTAGGTGCCGCCCCGGGCATTGATTCGGATTATGGCTATGTCTGCTTCGGCAATGCTATCGACAAAGTTGGCTTCCAGGTACTGGCTGTCCGAGGAGAAGGCGTAGGTCTTCTCCTGGCCGCTGTCGGCGTCGGGGAAGGGGCTGTCAAAGTATACATCCACCCGGTTGTTTCCGTTGGTGTCTACAGCACTGACGTAATCGGGGTTTGTGGCGGTTATGGGCAGAAGCTGGATGTAGGGGGCTACCTCCGGGTTTTCTGTCAGAACCATCGCCTTTCTCATGGCGTCAAATCCCTTCGCCATCCGGTCTTGCATAGCCTTCCCCTCGGGGTTCCAGAACTCCCGAGCTTCCGCCAGGTTTACATAGGGGTTTTCGAAGAGCCCCAGCTTGAACTGCAGTTCCAGGGTGCGGATTGCTGCTGCGTTGATGGTTTCATCGGTAATGAGCCCGTCTTCGTAGGCGGTGAGCCACCAGCCGTCGTTGTCTCCGGGCATATTCTGATAGGTGCCGGCGTTTAACATTTTTGCCAGACGCTCGGGTTCGCTTAGGTCTTCAACTCCCCAGGCTGCATTGGTAGCGATACTATGGTCGGATACCACGGTTCCGTCGAATCCCAATTGATTCTTAAGAAGCTCGGTGGCAATCTGATATTCGTAGGCGGAACCTACTGCCTCGTAGCCGGTC is part of the Spirochaeta lutea genome and harbors:
- a CDS encoding permease, translating into MNYILDILGFVLEKILHSWPLFLVTIPLAAAVRLSGAGEVLGSVMRRRPIPAILLGTAIGALSPLCSCSVIPVVTGLLISGVPLAPVMSFWLASPSMDPEIFFLSVSTIGWNLAVWRLSGTFLMSLGAGFITHLLSLRGWLPASVLKRHQQHPTLSTGPSPGTLNPRTAPTHPESAKISPAPEGLTPAAPGKLGAPTGIPLRILPREVGSLSVNPILANTSEAPPEACACRTAPSSGPEVHLGASASILTKWRYRYLNRDFLTRLGKESVEILWWIGKFMLIAFFLEALITLYLPSTWVTGPLGTQSPYSIFIGLGLGLPLYTTSLSALGIVGGLLTKGMSGGAALAFLVAGATTTIPAMTAVWGVAKKRVFALYLGYTVLGALLTALLYQLTGGL
- a CDS encoding ArsR/SmtB family transcription factor; translation: MKEIPPCCENSILDNPRDREQFWKISRALGNPARLEIIRLLSRTSSCITGSIVHQLPLSQATVSQHLKALKEAGIIQGTIEGTAIRYCLNKDTIHWYSRMVQDAFGGSSAPGVTPQPNPQGAPR
- a CDS encoding nucleotidyltransferase domain-containing protein, translated to MNTSHDPWFARVIEGLKDLPGVEAIALGGSRGAGTSDAGSDYDLYVYVREMVDPSRREAILAPLCSYLEVNNQFWETEDDGILRSGIPVDVVYRSLDWLTEHLESLLGAGQAATGYTTCFWYNLLNSRVLYDPRGGYAALQEKWRIAYPRKLQENILSKNLPLLRGKLPSYLGQVEKAVGRNDWVSVHHRVTALMESVFDILFALGEMPHPGEKRQVQFLLDAGTPVPENFEDQVENIMENTGPAGAAVLPGLLNTLIDGVYSLAGWIEHE
- a CDS encoding GNAT family N-acetyltransferase, translated to MSELSTPRLLLRRFSPRDGDDLFDYLGLPETYTFEPGKPLTREQSRQVAAERAALDMFWAVVLQETGKVIGHLYFEEKNPRGDRIWTLGYIFNPAFQRRGYCTEASRGLIGHAFENLGASKITASCNSRNTASWKTLESLGFTRDEIRLNDDGTHGSYTYGLLAEDFSRGRGE
- a CDS encoding methyl-accepting chemotaxis protein: MTIRGKLYTFVSLLTVMLLGISYFALFITMDILSKSEHIYEEQLRGLALLGQSERQITSLHLSVTDSLLADPGSPLPQSPGDTRKALEFFQGYEDAVNLPAEESTSLAGFEPAFQRWQGLLEDIRALLTREQKDQALSVFQGDYNAAHLSLLALLSGLSEQTAQSAQNNYTQVRHYGWTLLVFYNIYAGIGIVLGLLILWTVHTTVLKPIRQVTTRVTQLSSSEGDLTMRLPIQRRDEMTQLAGNLNSFIDKTETILLVLRNALLEANQVKSGIMESIRQNSSSAVQISANIASIADQITTMERVVTQATQAAQDVHQGVTIIEEQIINQAAMAQESTASVGQMIESIQRLSRIAQDRQQGTSRLSTTLREGEEKVQGSLEAVQTMHDDIDSILSMVKLISGIASQTNLLAMNAAIEAAHAGDAGRGFAVVADEIRKLAETSSQQSQSISTVLSGIVEKIKSALDATQFTSRVYEGIQSEVHTLTSAFQDITDNTQEMNQGGSQVLQAMEQLNHHSQTLTEQAQNLGSSNQKITAIMEHLGNISSFVDQSIGEINQGMQAIADSMESLNALSAGLDQSLEAADQNIGRFKLSEPRQA
- a CDS encoding glycoside hydrolase family 3 protein, whose translation is MIKKAFIAVSAVLIALALAACGGGDPFEVSIYSEQPEITTYQEYLEANPGIPSQGTEPILSAGNDKGVITSRGLEFKDSNGNGKLEPYEDWRLTPRDRAGDLVERMAVEEKLALLNWRSLNLGGEDEGFGIPGLGAGGETEEGTPAAQLAAGNRYALQAPVAPLDVLTYFNNVQGYVERLNWGIPMILSQDPTHDYWFGNEIPDYQYSTWPFMMGLGAINDLGLTKRFGEIVRDELRMSGYHVLLGPQADLATEPRWARIQHLLHADGDIVARHIEVLVKSMQGYDLDKNSVGVDGIITVLKHFPGAGSNQEGMDSHTRAGRYAAFPGGNLEEHLKPFEAAIEKAEVGAIMMAYSIIDPDQTGYEAVGSAYEYQIATELLKNQLGFDGTVVSDHSIATNAAWGVEDLSEPERLAKMLNAGTYQNMPGDNDGWWLTAYEDGLITDETINAAAIRTLELQFKLGLFENPYVNLAEAREFWNPEGKAMQDRMAKGFDAMRKAMVLTENPEVAPYIQLLPITATNPDYVSAVDTNGNNRVDVYFDSPFPDADSGQEKTYAFSSDSQYLEANFVDSIAEADIAIIRINARGGTYFGTQGGVPLDFQSPTRVFDHDSDQYTDETIPNYVDFGGWQFGDWSNGSGAGMVGQGYRSYLGYQESLAAITRAIQAKQANPDLKIILGMTASRPGIIEPFLKDVDGVFIDFAATDRAFLDVVFWQEGAAPKGTLPVEIPSSMESVRNQLEDIPGDTQDPTYEIGYGLEYNTGSGYGN